A single window of Anopheles moucheti chromosome 2, idAnoMoucSN_F20_07, whole genome shotgun sequence DNA harbors:
- the LOC128297371 gene encoding uncharacterized protein LOC128297371, giving the protein MAEEPVDDTVIKFLRMTHEDFEWLLDKVSAKIQRENTRMRKSITPRERLLITLRFLATGESYSSLSFLFRVGVSTISSIVPEVCECLVEVLKDCVKLSEMFNFQIVEFYTPNTPEELLNISKQFEDRWNFPRAIGALDGKHIRIKKPAHSGSDYYNYKGFFSIVLMAIVDANYNSHNLA; this is encoded by the exons ATGGCTGAAGAACCCGTAGACGACACGGTCATAAAATTTTTGCGAATGACACACGAGGATTTTGAGTGGCTTTTGGACAAAGTATCTGCTAAGATACAGCGAGAAAATACGCGGATGCGTAAATCTATAACTCCAAGGGAGCGATTATTAATCACACTTCGATTTCTGGCTACCGGTGAATCGTATAGCAGcttgtcttttttgtttcgt GTGGGTGTTTCAACGATAAGCAGCATTGTACCGGAagtttgtgaatgtttggttGAAGTGCTCAAGGATTGTGTAAAATTAAGTGAAATGTTTAACTTCCAAATTGTAGAATTCTAT ACACCTAATACACCCGAAGAATTGCTAAACATATCAAAACAGTTCGAAGATAGATGGAACTTTCCAAGAGCTATCGGTGCCTTAGACGGAAAGCACATCCGAATAAAGAAACCTGCGCATTCGGGAAGTGACTACTACAACTACAAGGGGTTTTTCAGCATAGTGCTTATGGCAATTGTAGATGCCAACTACAATTCT CACAACTTGGCCTAG
- the LOC128297391 gene encoding uncharacterized protein LOC128297391: MSLTSSQEDSFHGFSDDGQNMQSGFRKLAMAKEEQDDLKRCLARLERFAENPTPTSKEQVDARLKRLEQCWDQFQKISKEINRLDDMKNKRSNNEQFDDFDERVMVLTGKLKSMRCCAKQESATDSKKPSKETIKLPKIVLPEFLGKFDQWLQFRDMFEQMIHGKAGLLEKQRATCHLVTIEDSLDTLTHCMERFWSIEDVLEGDPYSQLEKDCEDHFAQNVCRDDEGRYVVKLPFNIGEKNLLGKSKENATKRFLQLERRFNRNPSLGHDYAAVIADYVKKSYLQKVEVNDDQQQCYYLPHHPVIKVSSSTTKIRPVFDGSLKTSNNVSLNDILLKGPVI, encoded by the exons ATGTCGCTAACCTCAAGCCAAGAAGATAGCTTCCATGGTTTCTCGGACGATGGACAGAATATGCAGAGTGGTTTTCGAAAATTAGCTATGGCAAAGGAGGAACAAGACGATTTGAAGCGTTGTCTAGCTAGGCTAGAACGATTCGCGGAAAATCCGACGCCAACGAGCAAAGAACAAGTCGATGCTCGTTTGAAACGGCTCGAGCAGTGCTGGGACCAGTTTCAAAAGATTTCAAAGGAAATCAATAGGTTGGATGACATGAAGAACAAGCGCTCAAACAATGAACAATTCGACGATTTCGACGAGCGTGTGATGGTGTTAACCGGGAAACTGAAAAGTATGCGGTGTTGCGCAAAACAAGAAAGCGCTACCGATTCCAAGAAACCATCGAAAGAAACGATCAAGCTTCCGAAGATCGTGTTGCCAGAGTTCTTGGGAAAATTTGATCAGTGGTTGCAGTTCAGAGACATGTTTGAACAAATGATACACG GAAAAGCGGGTTTGCTCGAGAAGCAACGAGCAACATGCCATCTGGTAACGATCGAAGATTCGTTGGACACCTTGACCCACTGCATGGAACGTTTCTGGTCAATCGAGGACGTGCTAGAAGGAGATCCATACTCACAGTTGGAAAAGGATTGTGAGGATCATTTTGCGCAAAATGTTTGCCGTGACGACGAAGGAAGGTATGTAGTGAAATTACCGTTTAACATCGGTGAGAAGAATCTTTTAGGAAAATCGAAGGAAAATGCAACCAAGAGATTTCTTCAGCTGGAAAGGCGATTCAACAGAAATCCATCGTTGGGACATGACTATGCTGCAGTGATCGCCGATTACGTTAAGAAAAGCTACCTGCAGAAGGTGGAAGTCAATGATGATCAGCAGCAATGTTATTACCTTCCCCATCACCCGGTGATTAAGGTTTCGAGCAGTACGACAAAAATACGACcagtttttgatggatcatTGAAGACGTCAAATAATGTATCGCTAAATGACATTCTATTAAAGGGTCCAGTTATATAG